A single Mangrovimonas sp. YM274 DNA region contains:
- the ileS gene encoding isoleucine--tRNA ligase, protein MSTKFPEYKGLDLPKVADEMLAYWKEHSIFEKSVTSRDNAKPFVFFEGPPSANGLPGVHHVLARAIKDIFPRYKTMKGFQVKRKAGWDTHGLPIELGVEKELGITKEDIGKTISVEDYNAACRKAVMRYTDVWNDLTEKMGYWVDMDDPYITYEPKYMESVWWLLKEIYNKNLLYKGYTIQPYSPKAGTGLSSHELNQPGTYQDVTDTTVVAQFKAKQETLPEFLQNEGDIHFLAWTTTPWTLPSNTALTVGPKIDYVLIETFNQYTFEPIKVVVGKPLVGKQFSGKYALAESQADIDNYSKENKKIPYRVIKEFKGADLVGITYEQLLPYALPHNNPENAFRVISGDFVTTEDGTGIVHTAPTFGADDALVAKQATPEVPPMLVMDDQGNLVPLVDLQGKFRPEMGEHAGKYVKNEYYADGEAPERSVDVEIAIRLKEENKAFKVEKYKHSYPNCWRTDKPILYYPLDSWFIKVTDVKERMFELNETINWKPKATGTGRFGNWLANANDWNLSRSRYWGIPLPIWRTEDGKEEICIGSVEELKAEMQRAIDAGVLAEDIFKDFEVGNNDDANYAKLDLHKNIVDQITLVSASGKPMKRESDLIDVWFDSGSMPYAQWHYPFENKEKIDAHTSFPADFIAEGVDQTRGWFYTLHAIATMVFDSVAYKNVVSNGLVLDKNGQKMSKRLGNAVDPFETLSNYGADATRWYMISNANPWDNLKFDLEGVEEVKRKFFGTLYNTYSFFTLYTNLDNFTYSEADIPLEERPEIDRWILSELHTLIQKVDEYYAEYEPTKAARAISDFTQDYLSNWYVRLSRRRFWKGDYQSDKISAYQTLYTCMVTLAKLGAPIAPFYMDKIYQDLTKVTQKENFESVHLAEFPVSDPAFIDKELERKMESAQTISSLVLSLRAKEKIKVRQPLQKIMVPVNSEQQKAEILAVADLIASEVNVKEIEVLEDASEILVKQIKPNFKVLGPRFGKDMKSIAQIISGFTSEDIKKMEQSGEMDVEINGKSITLERSDVEITSQDIEGWLVANEGALTVALDVTINDELKKEGIARELVNRIQNLRKDSGFELTDRIAVHLQNDEQISNAVKQNIDYIKTETLTDQLEILDIVNNGIEIAFDDVNTKLFIEKL, encoded by the coding sequence ATGAGTACGAAATTCCCTGAATACAAAGGTCTTGACTTACCTAAAGTAGCCGATGAAATGTTGGCCTATTGGAAAGAACATTCCATTTTTGAAAAAAGTGTCACGTCTCGAGATAACGCAAAGCCTTTTGTGTTTTTTGAAGGGCCTCCGTCGGCAAATGGTCTTCCTGGAGTGCACCACGTATTGGCACGTGCTATCAAGGATATCTTTCCTCGCTACAAAACCATGAAAGGGTTTCAGGTAAAAAGAAAGGCTGGATGGGATACTCATGGACTTCCTATTGAACTGGGTGTTGAAAAGGAATTAGGAATTACCAAAGAAGATATTGGAAAAACTATTTCGGTAGAAGATTATAATGCCGCTTGTCGTAAAGCGGTAATGCGCTATACGGATGTGTGGAACGATCTTACCGAAAAAATGGGGTATTGGGTAGATATGGATGACCCCTACATCACCTACGAGCCAAAATACATGGAAAGTGTATGGTGGTTGTTGAAAGAAATTTACAATAAGAATTTATTATATAAAGGCTATACTATTCAGCCATATTCGCCTAAGGCAGGAACTGGTTTGAGTTCTCATGAGCTAAACCAGCCGGGGACTTATCAAGATGTTACCGATACGACGGTAGTTGCACAATTCAAGGCGAAACAAGAAACTTTGCCAGAGTTTTTGCAAAACGAAGGAGATATTCATTTTTTGGCTTGGACGACCACTCCTTGGACTTTGCCAAGTAACACAGCTTTAACCGTTGGGCCAAAAATTGACTATGTGTTGATTGAAACGTTTAATCAATACACTTTTGAGCCAATTAAAGTGGTGGTTGGAAAACCATTGGTTGGAAAACAGTTTTCTGGAAAGTATGCTTTAGCGGAGTCACAAGCTGATATTGATAATTATTCAAAAGAAAATAAAAAGATTCCTTATCGTGTGATTAAGGAATTCAAAGGAGCAGATTTAGTAGGGATTACCTATGAGCAATTATTGCCTTACGCGTTGCCACATAACAATCCTGAGAATGCCTTTAGGGTGATTTCTGGAGATTTCGTGACCACGGAAGATGGTACTGGAATTGTTCACACCGCGCCAACTTTTGGTGCCGATGATGCCCTGGTAGCAAAACAAGCGACTCCAGAAGTGCCACCAATGTTGGTGATGGACGATCAAGGGAATTTGGTGCCTTTGGTAGACTTACAAGGGAAGTTCAGACCAGAAATGGGAGAGCATGCAGGGAAATATGTGAAGAACGAATATTATGCCGATGGTGAAGCTCCTGAGCGCTCTGTAGATGTTGAGATCGCCATCCGTTTGAAAGAAGAGAATAAAGCCTTTAAGGTTGAGAAATACAAACACAGCTACCCTAACTGTTGGAGAACCGATAAACCAATCTTGTATTATCCTTTGGATTCTTGGTTTATCAAGGTGACCGATGTGAAGGAACGTATGTTTGAATTGAACGAAACCATTAACTGGAAACCTAAAGCTACAGGAACAGGACGTTTCGGAAATTGGTTGGCAAATGCCAATGATTGGAACCTGTCACGTTCTCGTTATTGGGGAATTCCATTGCCAATTTGGAGAACTGAAGATGGCAAGGAAGAAATCTGTATTGGTTCCGTAGAAGAATTAAAAGCAGAAATGCAACGTGCTATTGACGCAGGCGTTTTGGCGGAAGATATTTTCAAGGATTTTGAAGTAGGTAACAACGATGATGCTAACTATGCAAAATTAGATTTACATAAAAACATTGTGGACCAAATCACTTTGGTGTCGGCTTCAGGAAAGCCAATGAAGCGTGAAAGTGACTTGATAGATGTTTGGTTTGATTCTGGGTCGATGCCTTATGCACAGTGGCACTATCCTTTTGAAAATAAAGAGAAAATTGATGCACATACCTCTTTCCCTGCCGATTTTATTGCAGAAGGTGTAGACCAAACGCGTGGATGGTTCTATACCCTTCATGCCATTGCAACGATGGTGTTTGATTCGGTGGCTTATAAGAATGTGGTGTCCAACGGACTTGTGTTGGATAAAAACGGACAAAAAATGTCCAAGCGCTTGGGGAATGCCGTAGATCCATTTGAAACCTTGTCCAATTATGGAGCCGATGCGACACGTTGGTACATGATTTCCAATGCGAATCCTTGGGATAACTTAAAATTTGACCTTGAAGGTGTAGAAGAGGTAAAGCGTAAATTCTTCGGTACCCTATACAATACCTATTCTTTCTTTACTTTATATACCAATTTGGACAACTTCACCTATAGTGAGGCGGATATTCCTTTGGAAGAAAGACCGGAGATTGATCGTTGGATTTTATCTGAATTACACACATTGATTCAAAAAGTTGATGAGTACTATGCCGAATACGAACCTACAAAAGCGGCTAGAGCAATTTCAGACTTCACACAGGATTACTTGAGTAACTGGTATGTGCGTTTAAGTAGAAGACGTTTCTGGAAGGGGGATTACCAATCCGATAAGATTTCAGCTTACCAAACCTTGTACACCTGTATGGTAACCTTGGCGAAACTTGGAGCGCCGATTGCGCCATTCTACATGGATAAAATTTACCAGGATTTAACAAAGGTGACACAAAAAGAAAACTTTGAAAGTGTACATTTGGCCGAGTTCCCTGTAAGCGATCCTGCTTTTATTGATAAAGAATTGGAGCGTAAAATGGAAAGCGCCCAAACCATTTCATCGTTGGTCTTGTCCTTACGTGCCAAGGAAAAGATAAAAGTGCGTCAGCCGTTGCAAAAAATCATGGTTCCTGTGAACAGTGAACAACAAAAAGCTGAGATTTTGGCGGTTGCAGATTTGATTGCTTCAGAAGTAAACGTTAAGGAAATTGAGGTTTTGGAAGATGCTTCTGAGATTTTGGTGAAGCAGATTAAGCCAAATTTCAAGGTTTTAGGTCCTCGTTTTGGAAAAGATATGAAATCCATCGCTCAGATTATCAGCGGATTTACATCTGAAGACATAAAAAAAATGGAGCAAAGCGGGGAAATGGATGTTGAAATTAATGGAAAAAGTATTACATTAGAACGTTCTGATGTGGAAATTACCTCACAAGACATCGAAGGTTGGCTTGTAGCAAACGAAGGGGCTTTAACGGTAGCTTTGGATGTTACAATCAATGATGAACTTAAAAAAGAGGGTATCGCCAGAGAGTTGGTAAACAGAATACAAAACCTTAGAAAAGATTCAGGGTTTGAACTTACCGACAGGATTGCAGTCCACTTACAAAACGATGAACAGATTAGTAATGCGGTAAAACAAAATATTGATTATATAAAAACAGAAACGTTAACAGATCAATTGGAGATTTTGGACATTGTAAACAATGGAATTGAGATTGCCTTTGATGATGTAAATACCAAACTGTTTATTGAAAAATTATAA
- a CDS encoding TraR/DksA C4-type zinc finger protein: MAVETNNRYSDKDLAEFKVLILDKIEKAEHDLGLLKSAYMNDLNNGTDDTSPTFKAFEEGSETMSKEANSQLAIRQEKFIRDLKNALIRVENKTYGICRVTGKLISKERLKLVPHATLSIEAKNMQQ, translated from the coding sequence ATGGCAGTAGAAACTAACAACAGGTATTCCGATAAGGATTTGGCAGAGTTTAAAGTGTTGATTCTAGATAAAATTGAAAAGGCTGAACATGATTTGGGGCTTTTAAAAAGTGCTTACATGAACGACCTCAATAATGGAACAGATGATACCTCTCCAACGTTCAAAGCTTTTGAAGAAGGTAGTGAAACCATGAGTAAGGAAGCTAACTCACAATTGGCAATTAGACAGGAAAAGTTTATTCGAGACTTGAAAAATGCCCTTATTAGAGTAGAAAATAAAACCTATGGTATTTGTCGTGTAACGGGTAAATTAATCAGTAAGGAGCGCCTAAAGTTAGTGCCGCACGCTACATTGAGTATTGAGGCAAAAAATATGCAGCAATAA
- a CDS encoding lipoprotein signal peptidase → MSIKKAFLLILLILLVDQISKVYIKTHFELRDRIEVFEWFHIAFVENDGMAWGTKISDFVSFISDETAKLSLTLFRIVAVFGIGYWMVSSIKKRASRTLIWAVALIFAGALGNIIDSVFYGVLFSDSINRVATFLPEEGGYAGVFYGNVVDMLHFPIYSGIYPEWLPVLGGKSFSFFEPVFNIADMAISTGIGILIVFNRKAFPKPSDQVEVVNENENTQLENV, encoded by the coding sequence ATGTCAATAAAAAAAGCATTTCTGTTAATTCTTTTGATTTTGTTGGTTGACCAAATCAGCAAAGTATACATTAAAACCCATTTTGAACTTAGGGATCGAATAGAAGTGTTTGAGTGGTTCCATATTGCATTTGTTGAAAATGATGGGATGGCTTGGGGCACTAAAATCAGTGATTTTGTCTCCTTTATTTCAGATGAAACTGCTAAGTTGAGTTTGACCCTGTTCAGAATTGTGGCTGTTTTTGGTATCGGTTATTGGATGGTGTCTTCCATAAAAAAGAGGGCTTCCAGAACTTTGATTTGGGCTGTAGCTTTGATTTTTGCGGGAGCCTTGGGTAATATTATCGATTCTGTTTTTTACGGGGTTTTGTTTAGTGATAGCATCAATAGGGTTGCTACTTTCTTGCCTGAAGAAGGAGGTTATGCAGGGGTGTTTTATGGCAACGTGGTGGATATGTTACATTTTCCAATTTATAGTGGTATTTATCCAGAATGGTTGCCTGTTTTAGGAGGAAAAAGCTTTTCCTTTTTTGAGCCCGTATTTAATATTGCTGATATGGCCATAAGTACAGGAATTGGTATCCTGATTGTGTTTAATAGAAAAGCATTTCCAAAACCTTCAGATCAAGTGGAAGTTGTCAATGAAAATGAAAATACTCAGTTAGAGAATGTATAG
- a CDS encoding 5-formyltetrahydrofolate cyclo-ligase: MTKSELRSLYKSKRAALSEDEVDQLSIDIANQLLRMDIWNHSFYHLFLSIASKKEIQTDFILNILSGKDKNIVISKSDFKSGTMTNFLLTDNTVIKVNAYGIPEPEDGIEIANDKLNVIFIPLLAFDEKGQRIGYGKGFYDRFLVNCNPSAIKIGLSFFEAESQFEDMHEADIPLDYCVTPKNIYTFSN; the protein is encoded by the coding sequence ATGACGAAATCTGAATTGAGGTCCCTTTATAAATCCAAACGAGCTGCCCTTTCCGAAGATGAGGTAGACCAATTAAGCATCGATATTGCCAATCAACTTTTAAGAATGGATATTTGGAATCACTCCTTCTACCACCTATTCTTAAGTATTGCTTCGAAAAAAGAAATCCAAACCGATTTTATCCTTAATATTCTTTCAGGAAAAGACAAAAATATCGTCATTTCAAAAAGCGACTTCAAATCGGGTACCATGACCAATTTCTTATTGACCGACAATACCGTCATTAAAGTTAATGCTTACGGTATTCCTGAACCTGAGGATGGGATAGAAATAGCCAACGATAAATTGAATGTGATTTTTATTCCTCTTTTGGCATTCGACGAAAAAGGACAAAGAATTGGTTATGGCAAAGGTTTCTACGATAGATTTCTGGTTAACTGCAACCCCAGCGCTATAAAAATTGGCCTATCCTTTTTTGAAGCAGAATCTCAATTTGAAGACATGCACGAAGCGGATATACCTCTCGACTACTGCGTTACACCCAAAAATATCTATACATTCTCTAACTGA
- a CDS encoding succinylglutamate desuccinylase/aspartoacylase family protein: protein MIYTQKPIISILGKDIKAGERCELNFGVANLHTTSSIDVPVIIERSKKPGPVVLFTAGIHGDEVNGVEIIRQIIAKGINKPKCGTIICIPIINVFGFITLKREFPDGRDLNRVFPGTKKGSLASRVAHKLVSEVIPDVDIVMDFHTGGSGRFNAPQIRITKNNPTLDELANVFGAPFILYSKNIKKSFRNTCSKQGKPILLFEGGKSTHIDVNITNTGVNGVKRVLHHLGMLSTKYKVSKPKVETVTILDSSWQRANYSGMFKPTATLNSKVTKGDIIGNITDPYGKFNHFVKAIYSGYIINVNELPIVYQGDALFHISTKLKHDEI, encoded by the coding sequence ATGATCTACACCCAAAAACCAATCATATCCATACTTGGCAAAGATATTAAAGCGGGTGAGCGTTGTGAATTGAATTTTGGGGTAGCTAACCTACACACTACGTCAAGCATCGATGTACCCGTTATAATAGAACGCTCCAAAAAACCAGGGCCTGTAGTTCTTTTTACAGCCGGTATTCATGGTGATGAAGTAAATGGTGTTGAAATTATTAGACAGATTATTGCCAAAGGCATCAACAAGCCTAAATGTGGCACTATTATATGCATTCCTATTATCAATGTATTTGGATTTATAACCCTAAAAAGGGAATTTCCGGATGGCAGAGATTTAAACCGTGTTTTTCCCGGAACGAAAAAAGGTTCTTTGGCAAGCCGAGTAGCTCATAAATTGGTAAGCGAAGTAATTCCGGATGTGGATATCGTTATGGATTTTCATACTGGAGGCTCAGGGAGATTCAATGCTCCCCAAATACGGATTACCAAAAACAATCCAACTCTGGACGAATTGGCCAATGTATTTGGTGCTCCTTTTATTTTATATTCCAAAAACATCAAGAAATCATTTCGGAATACCTGCAGCAAACAGGGCAAACCAATCTTGTTGTTTGAAGGCGGTAAATCCACCCACATTGATGTTAACATAACAAATACTGGAGTAAACGGGGTAAAGCGGGTTTTACATCACTTAGGCATGCTTTCAACAAAATACAAAGTATCCAAACCAAAAGTAGAAACGGTTACCATTTTAGACAGCAGCTGGCAAAGAGCCAACTATTCAGGAATGTTCAAACCTACGGCAACTTTAAATTCCAAAGTAACCAAAGGTGATATTATTGGTAATATAACGGACCCCTACGGCAAATTCAACCATTTTGTAAAAGCTATTTATTCAGGGTATATTATTAATGTCAATGAATTGCCTATTGTTTATCAAGGAGACGCCCTATTCCATATTAGCACAAAACTAAAACATGACGAAATCTGA
- the rimK gene encoding 30S ribosomal protein S6--L-glutamate ligase: MNIVILSRNSYLYSTQRLIEEGRKRGHHVEVIDPLKCDIIIEKEKPTIFYKDRYLDYVDAIIPRVGASITFYGCAVVRQFEMMNVFTIVTSDAIQRSRDKLRSLQRLSKAGIGMPKTVFTNYSRDVEEVIDHVGGTPVIIKLLEGTQGLGVVLAETKNAAESVLEAFNGLQARVIVQEFIKEAKGADIRALVVDGQVVGAMKRQGKEGEFRSNLHRGGTAKIIKLNEAELKLAMQASKALKLPVCGVDMLQSARGPLLLEVNSTPGLEGIEEATGKNIARAIITYIERNR; encoded by the coding sequence ATGAACATAGTAATTCTATCTAGAAACTCTTATTTATACTCTACCCAACGACTCATTGAAGAAGGGCGAAAACGAGGGCATCATGTTGAAGTGATCGACCCTTTGAAATGTGACATTATTATTGAAAAGGAAAAGCCTACCATCTTTTATAAAGATCGATATCTGGACTATGTAGATGCTATTATTCCTAGAGTTGGAGCTTCCATAACTTTTTACGGTTGCGCCGTAGTGCGCCAATTTGAGATGATGAACGTTTTCACCATTGTCACCTCAGACGCCATCCAACGCTCAAGAGATAAACTGCGCAGTTTACAGCGCCTTAGCAAAGCTGGAATTGGAATGCCTAAAACGGTATTTACAAACTATTCCAGAGATGTAGAGGAAGTTATTGATCATGTGGGAGGTACTCCCGTAATCATAAAATTACTTGAAGGCACCCAAGGTCTTGGTGTTGTTTTGGCCGAAACAAAAAATGCTGCCGAATCTGTATTGGAAGCGTTTAATGGTTTACAGGCCAGGGTAATTGTACAAGAGTTTATAAAAGAAGCAAAAGGAGCAGATATTAGAGCTTTGGTTGTAGACGGACAAGTGGTTGGCGCAATGAAACGTCAAGGCAAAGAAGGGGAATTCCGCTCCAACTTACACCGAGGAGGTACAGCTAAAATTATTAAACTTAATGAAGCTGAACTTAAGTTGGCTATGCAGGCCTCAAAAGCATTAAAGCTACCTGTTTGCGGTGTTGATATGCTACAGTCTGCCAGAGGCCCACTACTACTGGAAGTAAACTCCACTCCCGGCCTTGAAGGTATCGAAGAAGCTACGGGTAAAAATATTGCTAGAGCCATAATAACTTACATTGAAAGGAACCGATAA
- a CDS encoding RimK/LysX family protein — translation MKTQTIGRTDKIDFPELQLFEVDVKIDTGAYTSAIHCSKIIEKNNSLICTFHSEGHPNFSGVEVTFSSFSRTNVKSSNGFKENRFKIKTDVIIFGKTYKINLTLSTRDDMKFPVLIGRQFLSKKFLVDVDQKNISFNASKRA, via the coding sequence ATGAAAACACAAACCATTGGCCGCACAGATAAAATTGATTTTCCTGAACTACAGCTGTTTGAAGTAGATGTCAAGATAGATACTGGCGCCTATACTTCTGCTATCCATTGCTCAAAAATCATCGAAAAAAACAATAGCCTTATCTGTACCTTTCACAGTGAGGGGCATCCAAACTTTAGTGGTGTCGAGGTTACTTTCTCCTCGTTTTCAAGAACTAATGTAAAAAGCAGTAACGGCTTTAAGGAAAACAGGTTCAAAATAAAAACCGATGTCATAATTTTTGGTAAAACCTATAAGATTAACTTAACTTTAAGCACCAGAGACGATATGAAATTCCCTGTTCTTATTGGCAGACAGTTTTTAAGCAAAAAATTTCTCGTTGATGTAGATCAGAAAAACATATCTTTTAACGCAAGCAAACGCGCATGA
- the uvrC gene encoding excinuclease ABC subunit UvrC yields the protein MSKTSLEIQLQTLPNQPGVYQYYDAEGKILYVGKAKNLKKRVSSYFTKQHDYGKTRVLVKKIASIKHIVVDTETDALLLENNLIKKYQPKYNVMLKDDKSYPWICIKKERFPRVFSTRRVIKDGSEYFGPYTSMKTVSTLLELIRGLFQLRTCNYDLAEEKIDADKYKVCLEYHLGNCNGPCEGYETEAEYHANIASIKEILKGNFKDSLFQFKKQMQSLAQDMKFEEAQKIKEKIEVLENYQAKSTIVNPKISNVDVFSIVSDEGYGYVNFLQLSYGSIIRSHTLEIKKKLEETDKELLELAITELRQRFNSNSREIYVPFKVDIGDNLKVTVPKLGDKKHILDLSIRNAKYYRMERFKQVKITDPDRHANRIMAQMKSDLRLHEEPRHIECFDNSNIQGTNPVAACVVFKNGKPSKKDYRHFNIKTVEGPDDFASMEEVVHRRYKRLLDEGQPLPQLIIIDGGKGQLSSALNSLEILGLRGKIAIIGIAKRLEELFYPGDPIPLYLDKKSETLKVIQQLRNEAHRFGIEHHRNRRSKSALNTELETIPGIGEKTIVELMTHFKSVKRISQASLEDLTTVVGPSRAQKIKAFYVNK from the coding sequence ATGAGTAAAACTTCACTTGAAATTCAGTTGCAAACATTGCCTAATCAGCCGGGAGTCTACCAATATTATGATGCTGAGGGTAAGATTTTATACGTAGGAAAAGCAAAGAATCTTAAAAAAAGAGTCAGTTCTTATTTTACAAAACAGCACGATTATGGGAAGACCAGGGTGTTGGTAAAAAAAATTGCCAGTATCAAACATATTGTGGTCGATACAGAGACTGATGCACTGCTTTTAGAGAATAATCTAATTAAGAAATATCAGCCCAAATATAATGTGATGCTCAAGGATGATAAATCCTATCCGTGGATTTGTATCAAAAAGGAGCGCTTTCCAAGAGTGTTTTCTACAAGAAGGGTAATCAAGGATGGATCGGAATATTTTGGTCCTTACACCAGTATGAAAACAGTATCTACCTTATTGGAGTTGATTAGGGGACTGTTTCAGTTGAGGACCTGTAATTATGACTTGGCTGAAGAAAAAATAGACGCCGACAAGTATAAAGTTTGTTTAGAATATCATCTGGGAAATTGTAACGGACCTTGTGAAGGATATGAGACGGAAGCAGAATACCATGCCAACATTGCCTCGATCAAGGAAATTTTGAAGGGAAATTTTAAGGACTCCCTTTTTCAGTTTAAAAAACAAATGCAGTCTTTGGCTCAAGACATGAAGTTTGAAGAAGCCCAGAAAATAAAGGAAAAGATTGAGGTGCTGGAAAACTATCAAGCAAAATCTACCATTGTTAACCCGAAAATCAGTAATGTAGATGTGTTCTCTATAGTGAGCGATGAAGGCTATGGTTATGTTAATTTTCTTCAATTGTCCTATGGTTCCATTATCCGTTCACATACTTTGGAAATAAAAAAGAAATTGGAAGAGACCGATAAGGAATTGTTGGAATTGGCAATTACCGAACTCCGGCAACGATTTAACTCCAATTCAAGAGAAATCTATGTGCCTTTTAAAGTGGATATTGGAGATAATTTAAAAGTGACGGTTCCAAAACTAGGCGACAAAAAGCACATTTTGGATCTTTCCATTCGAAATGCCAAATATTATCGTATGGAGCGATTCAAGCAAGTGAAAATTACCGATCCCGATAGGCATGCTAATCGTATTATGGCACAAATGAAGTCCGATCTAAGGTTGCATGAGGAGCCCAGGCATATAGAATGTTTTGATAACTCCAATATTCAAGGGACCAATCCAGTGGCGGCTTGTGTAGTATTTAAAAATGGGAAACCGAGTAAAAAGGATTATCGCCATTTCAATATAAAAACGGTAGAAGGACCAGATGATTTTGCTTCTATGGAAGAGGTGGTTCACAGACGTTATAAAAGACTTTTGGATGAAGGGCAACCGCTTCCGCAATTGATTATTATTGATGGAGGAAAGGGGCAATTGTCTTCCGCGCTTAATAGTTTGGAAATATTAGGTTTACGTGGAAAAATTGCAATCATCGGAATTGCGAAGCGTTTGGAAGAATTATTTTATCCAGGAGATCCAATTCCCTTATATTTAGATAAAAAAAGCGAAACCCTTAAAGTTATTCAGCAATTGCGAAACGAAGCGCACCGCTTTGGGATAGAACACCATAGGAATAGAAGAAGTAAAAGTGCTCTGAATACAGAGCTTGAAACAATTCCTGGCATTGGTGAGAAAACCATTGTGGAGTTGATGACGCATTTTAAGTCGGTTAAGCGAATTTCTCAGGCTTCTCTTGAAGATCTTACAACAGTGGTGGGGCCTTCCAGAGCGCAAAAAATAAAAGCCTTTTATGTAAATAAATGA